The genomic window accccacccatcacatgccaccccaccccaccccaccccaccccacccccttcttgTGAAGTCACAAGGGAAGGAGTTGTTCTATCATTGCCATCTGATTCTAAAATGCTGTTAGCATTATCTCTCTCCTTGAGTCCTGAAGAGAATGATGAGGAGATTGACCCATGTGTATTAAGAGTGAAACACTGAGTACAGTCACTTTACTGATGGGTAGAGTAGATGCTTGGTGACAGTGGAGTTTTAGAATGGTATGCCCAATTGGGAATGGGTCAATGGATTATTCCACTGCAGTATTTGACTGTGATTTGATATGTTTTGCCCTACTTTCTGTGGTATGGTAACACCAGAAACCAATCAACATTAAGCTACAATCCTTCGCTAATTTCATGCTGTTTGTGAAACAATTTGTCCTGTACTCCTCGTTTATTTTCTTGACCAGAAGTGATGCTTGGATTGAAAGAGGccggaggaagtgtgtgttggtgaaaaACCATTCTGACGAGGATGGGTGGCATGCCTGTGATGTTTTTCCAATCCACTGCTAGTCTCCAGAGGAAATTCTGATTCCACTGTAAGACAAAGTCAGAAATGATCTCATAGCCATCATTAAGGCTGCCTAGAGCAAAGCCACGCTGTGTTTAATGCTTAGGTTGAAAAATATGGCTCTGTTTAAGTTCCTTTTTCCGTTGAGGTTATGTTGGTTCGGTTAGGTTCTGGTTATAAACTTAAGCTGTTTTTCCACCTTTCTTTGCGGAAATATGTAAAGTTAGGGTGGCCTGAATCTTGCCAGAGCTTGTTCATATAATGTGAAGAGTTTTTCATAATATTCTGTTCTTGGTTGTTGTGGAAGTAATGCTGTCTTAGAATATCTGTATTTTGTGTCCAACTGATTGACACAACTAAATAATTCGAATAGAACCTAAAACACTGTGCAAAAGGGTCTAGTCTGAGTGGACACATGTCCACTGAATGGACCTGGCTCTGGAAGGTCTCTCACAGCAGATGTCTTTGTGTAAGCAGCACAGTGTTCAGCGTCTCTGTTCaggctgtcctgccagcccACACCTGTTGGCACACTCAAAGGGCATCTGGTTTGGAAAAGCAGTCTCATCTTATGAACAAGCTCAGAAAACTCTGACTACATTGTCTGACACCTTAATAACTGTGTTGAGGAAAGTATGCTGTTGGCATAACATGTCTCCTGGACTAGACACTGGGAGTGTAGTGGGCCTAATGGCCAGGTAGGGCACTGAAGTCTCAACTAGAGCCTTTGTGGAAGGGAAACAAGAAGAGTTGGGGGAAACGCTGTCTTGATTTCAGACTTGGGATCATAGTTATCCATAGCAGCCATAATTGCTGTTGCAGTAACCActagcatgtgtggtgtgtacagtCTAGGAGGAGATGTtaattgtgtctgtctgtaccaTCTCTGCCACATTTCATTACTGTGTTTATTGTGTCCATGTATTAGCATACATATTGTGTCAATCAATTTGTACAATTAATGGTGTTGGCTTGAATTACTTTTAAATACTCTTGTATACAAAATCTAAAACAGACATCGTTTTTGAGATTACATGACATTCCAATTATGAGGCATCTTAAATAGCTGTGACTTTTGTTGGAACAAACTTGGTCCATGAACTTTCCTTGTTAGTCAAGGAGTTTCTGTTCTCCATGTAGCCTGCTGTTTAATGACAAGAATAGATGTTGGGAAAAGTGTGTTTATTATGTTACAGCATAACATTAGTGTCGTCATGAATGtttggagctttttttttttcagttcaattATGTGTTGTCTTTTATCAAGGAATATGTCATCAAGATAGTAGTTTTAATCTTAGTTTGAGACAGTCGGTGAACATTTTCTTGCTGATTTGTTGGAACCAGTTTACCCTTGTCCAgcattttgcatttcagtttttttttgcccacAGAAATGTGTACAGGAGATTCCTCTTTGATAACTTCCAGCTTTCACAACTGCCATTTTGTATTCAACTGACGAATATGTATAGttgggtgtgtttatgtctaaTCATTAGCCCTCACAATGAAAAGAGGTATCTGCTTTTCCAGTCAGCAGAAAATCTGCCTTCCACATCTACCGCCCTCCATTGTGATGGATGGAAACCATGATTACGGTTCAACAAATGCCTCTCATAAATTGAGTCCACAGTACTGATTAGAATGTCTCTGTGCAAGACCACAGACTGGGGGGATGAGGATTCTTTTCAGAAGTTGTCTGCCGTGTAGAGGGAGTTTGGACCTCTTGGTGTACGAGTGTGTTTCTCATGAAAAGCCGCAGATTGACTCATTCTTTCCAGATATGCCGCTTAAAGCAGTGCTCTGACTGCAGTGTCCCCAGTCTCCACTGTCTCTGCATCAGCCACAGAGGGAGAGCTCCCATTACTGGGAAGAAAAATCCATCTGAACTTAAGAAAATGGGTGAAATGTCTCCTTTTAAAAATGGAATGCTATGGATTATGATCATTGCATATCATTAAAATGAGAAACTCCATTCAAACTAGTCACATCATTTTGGTAACAGTAGGCCTTGACTAATATTTTCAAGACATGATGTGGGGGAATCTGTCAACGGAATGGAGTGTGGGTCTTGAGAGCTATGGAAACCTCAGCTGGCATTTTAAAAAGCCTTTTTGAAAATTGAGCAGTAATTCCTACGTGTCCCTGGTTCTGTTTTTCAGGAAAAGTACCCAGATATGGTCAGTCTTCCTGAGGGGTGCCAATCTGAACTCATGCTGATCCAAAGTCCAAAACTCCAAGGGTATGCTGTTTACCTCACTAGTAGAGTACTGCTCCTCGCTTCCCTTGGTTTTTGCTGAGTATTTAACAGAAAATGTCTTGTTCCTGCACAGTCCTGATTATGGTACAATATAATTGTAGTCTTAATGAAATCCTTCATCAATGAGTGAGACTGAATTTAACATGTATTGATGTAGTGTACCTCACCACTGCAGGTAAATAGTCACACAATGATCCGGTTGAGTTgattgatgtttgtgttttataccCAGCTGCACGATGTGTATTTTCTGGGACATTGAAGTGACACTGGAAGGCGATGTAAGACCCAAACTCGACCTTCTGATGAAAATGCCCGAGGAAGGTAGGACTCGCAGCATcacatgatttatttatttattttttaaatgcataTCCCTCTTAATAGGAATCTTCTTTCATTTGACAGCTATGAGGATGGACTCCAAGAACATTGTGGAAAATGCTCCGGACTACTTCCTGAACCTTCTACGCATTCTAGGACCTGAAGCATCTATTGAGAGTGTTattaa from Clupea harengus unplaced genomic scaffold, Ch_v2.0.2, whole genome shotgun sequence includes these protein-coding regions:
- the LOC122129935 gene encoding centromere protein P-like, with the translated sequence MVSLPEGCQSELMLIQSPKLQGCTMCIFWDIEVTLEGDVRPKLDLLMKMPEEAMRMDSKNIVENAPDYFLNLLRILGPEASIESVIKTVCV